The Maridesulfovibrio sp. genomic sequence AATCCGTAATTTAATGCCGATCCTTTCAAATTATGACCTATGCGGGCTGCAGTTTTCATATCCCCGCCCCGGAGAGCCTCTCCCAGCTCCTCTATTTCTCTCTCGGTTATTACCATAAATCCGGGAATCAACCCTTCTAAATCTTTTTGAATTTTCTCTACAATTCGTCCTGCCATAGGATTTCTCCACCGTTATAGCGCCTGCAGCTCCGGGCCTTA encodes the following:
- a CDS encoding Hpt domain-containing protein, which translates into the protein MAGRIVEKIQKDLEGLIPGFMVITEREIEELGEALRGGDMKTAARIGHNLKGSALNYGFLHLGNIGRRIESNAALKNVVKVHAELETLKDYVERVEVEFV